The Comamonas sp. GB3 AK4-5 genome includes a region encoding these proteins:
- the map gene encoding type I methionyl aminopeptidase, producing MSITLKTPEDIERMRIAGRFASDVLDYITPHIQPGITTQQIDDLCAERMAQQGTKTACLGYQPPGMTPYPAYVCTSVNHVVCHGIPNDKPLKKGDIVNVDVTVITEDGWFGDNSRMFIIGEGSIAAKRLCQLTFDAMWKGIQQVKPGATLGDIGHAIQSFAEGHNLSVVREYCGHGIGQVFHDEPQVLHYGRPGTGVVLEEGMVFTIEPMLNLGKRDIKAMPDGWTVVTKDRSLTAQWELMLAVTKTGYDVLTWSDGSPTPPGFITAIRT from the coding sequence ATGAGCATCACCTTGAAGACCCCCGAAGACATTGAGCGCATGCGCATCGCAGGCCGCTTTGCTTCGGACGTGCTGGACTACATCACCCCCCATATCCAGCCCGGCATCACCACCCAGCAAATCGACGATCTGTGCGCAGAGCGCATGGCACAGCAAGGCACCAAGACGGCCTGCCTGGGCTACCAGCCTCCAGGCATGACGCCCTACCCGGCCTATGTCTGCACCTCGGTCAACCATGTGGTCTGCCACGGCATCCCCAATGACAAACCGCTGAAAAAAGGCGACATCGTCAACGTGGACGTGACGGTGATCACCGAAGACGGCTGGTTTGGCGACAACAGCCGCATGTTCATCATCGGCGAGGGCTCGATCGCGGCCAAGCGCCTGTGCCAGCTCACGTTTGATGCCATGTGGAAAGGCATTCAGCAGGTCAAGCCCGGCGCCACGCTGGGCGATATCGGCCACGCCATCCAGAGCTTTGCCGAAGGCCACAATCTGTCGGTGGTGCGTGAGTACTGCGGCCACGGCATTGGCCAGGTCTTCCACGACGAACCCCAGGTGCTGCACTACGGCCGCCCCGGCACCGGCGTGGTGCTGGAAGAAGGCATGGTCTTCACCATCGAGCCCATGCTCAACCTGGGCAAGCGCGACATCAAGGCCATGCCTGATGGCTGGACCGTGGTCACCAAGGACCGCAGCCTGACCGCGCAATGGGAGCTGATGCTGGCCGTCACCAAGACGGGCTATGACGTGCTGACCTGGTCCGATGGCTCGCCCACGCCGCCCGGCTTCATCACTGCCATCCGCACTTGA
- the dsrO gene encoding sulfate reduction electron transfer complex DsrMKJOP subunit DsrO: protein MADKTPFPLTQNPGQTKRTFLQELVALATTFGLAGSAQAGMPGAPGFQPTRRPGMEGKRFGMLVDMRKCIGCQACTVSCSVENMPPIGQFRTTVLQYEVDQPGNAPAMVSLPRLCNHCDEPPCVPVCPVQATFQRTDGIVLVDNERCVGCGYCVQACPYDARFINHETQTADKCTFCEHRLEVGLLPACVESCVGGARVIGDLNDQHSEINQRMAAHQDEIKVLKPEMKTEPRVFYIGLPDEFVHGVDGQASVRLIAEH, encoded by the coding sequence ATGGCAGATAAAACCCCATTCCCCCTGACGCAGAACCCAGGGCAGACCAAGCGGACGTTTCTGCAAGAGCTGGTGGCACTGGCCACCACTTTCGGCCTGGCAGGTTCCGCCCAGGCCGGTATGCCGGGTGCCCCAGGCTTTCAGCCCACACGCCGCCCAGGCATGGAGGGCAAGCGCTTCGGCATGCTGGTCGATATGCGCAAGTGCATTGGCTGCCAGGCCTGCACGGTGAGCTGCTCGGTCGAGAACATGCCGCCCATTGGCCAGTTCCGTACCACGGTGCTGCAGTACGAGGTGGACCAGCCGGGCAATGCCCCGGCCATGGTCAGCCTGCCGCGGCTGTGCAACCACTGCGACGAGCCGCCCTGCGTGCCCGTGTGCCCGGTGCAGGCCACGTTCCAGCGCACCGACGGCATTGTGCTGGTGGACAACGAGCGCTGCGTGGGCTGCGGCTACTGCGTCCAGGCCTGCCCTTATGACGCGCGCTTTATCAACCACGAGACCCAGACCGCAGACAAGTGCACCTTCTGCGAGCACCGCCTCGAAGTCGGCCTGCTGCCGGCCTGCGTGGAAAGCTGCGTGGGTGGCGCCCGCGTGATTGGCGACCTCAACGACCAGCACAGCGAAATCAACCAGCGCATGGCCGCGCACCAGGACGAGATCAAGGTGCTCAAGCCCGAGATGAAGACCGAACCGCGCGTGTTCTACATCGGCCTGCCCGATGAGTTTGTCCATGGCGTCGATGGCCAGGCCAGCGTGCGCTTGATCGCAGAACACTAA